A section of the Salvelinus sp. IW2-2015 linkage group LG7, ASM291031v2, whole genome shotgun sequence genome encodes:
- the lemd1 gene encoding LEM domain-containing protein 1 isoform X1 has protein sequence MPVFVEDPAQFSKPRLKSELIAHNVTLPAVESKKQVYVELYLKHIVQKSAADFSSDEEDDDVVEVQDSQDFEEEKDPEMLDPSVLTDDELKTTLLKYGVEAGPIVATTRSIYERKLQRLLKPAQPRQNGGTGDADQYSDSEGEEESGSQQGSPETVSLMEENLHVDMRVSPQSVSLRGGCDVDSSSYSKSFSITQMVEEFESRIPLSSSGPEIKRGNNRSSNQGPCPRPYWQEAATVDKYTMTNRSLFITPKTSLFKRQIKEPVTDVLMEMFPETEPTPTGIAATRRRPIKGAAGRPVQFKYPDLPASPMTLQRWAVEHRLVPLWVQILVFFIVACLLYLIYAAIEDSLANPFVALLDNLSMETETEGLSLQAEP, from the exons ATGCCCGTGTTTGTAGAAGACCCCGCTCAGTTCTCCAAGCCGAGACTGAAGTCGGAGTTAATAGCCCACAACGTCACCCTGCCTGCGGTGGAGAGCAAGAAGCAAGTTTATGTGGAACTATATTTGAAACATATCGTTCAGAAAAGTGCTGCAGATTTTTCTAGTGATGAGGAAGATGACGATGTTGTTGAAGTACAGGACAGTCAGGACTTT gaagaggagaaagatcCAGAGATGTTAGACCCCAGTGTACTGACAGATGATGAGCTCAAGACCACACTACTGAAATATGGAGTGGAAGCTGGACCCATTGTAG cCACCACTAGGTCTATATATGAGAGGAAGTTGCAGAGGCTACTAAAACCTGCCCAGCCCAGGCAGAACGGTGGCACAGGGGATGCAGACCAGTACTCAGACAGTGAAGGGGAGGAAGAGTCGG GTTCACAACAAGGAAGCCCAGAGACGGTTTCATTAATGGAGGAAAACCTGCACGTTGACATGCGG GTGTCGCCACAGTCAGTGTCTCTGAGAGGCGGTTGTGATGTTGACTCCTCTTCGTACTCTAAGAGCTTCAGCATTACTCAGATGGTGGAGGAG TTTGAGAGTCGGATCCCTCTGTCCAGTAGTGGACCAGAAATCAAGAGAGGGAATAACAGGAGTAGTAATCAAGGACCTTGCCCCAGGCCCTACTGG CAGGAAGCGGCGACGGTGGACAAGTATACGATGACTAACAGATCCCTATTCATCACCCCTAAGACATCCCTTTTCAAACGGCAAATCAAG GAGCCAGTCACAGATGTTCTGATGGAGATGTTCCCAGAGACAGAACCCACACCAACTGGCATTGC TGCCACCCGTCGGAGGCCTATCAAGGGTGCAGCGGGGCGACCGGTCCAGTTTAAATACCCAGACCTCCCTGCTAGTCCCATGACCCTACAGCGATGGGCAGTGGAGCATcgcctggttcctctgtgggtccAGATCCTGGTCTTCTTCATCGTGGCCTGCCTCCTCTACCTCATCTATGCTGCCATAGAGGATAGCTTGGCCAATCCCTTTGTGGCTTTGCTGGACAACCTCAGCATGGAGACGGAGACTGAGGGCCTGTCCCTCCAGGCTGAACCCTAG
- the lemd1 gene encoding LEM domain-containing protein 1 isoform X3 — protein sequence MPVFVEDPAQFSKPRLKSELIAHNVTLPAVESKKQVYVELYLKHIVQKSAADFSSDEEDDDVVEVQDSQDFEEEKDPEMLDPSVLTDDELKTTLLKYGVEAGPIVATTRSIYERKLQRLLKPAQPRQNGGTGDADQYSDSEGEEESGSQQGSPETVSLMEENLHVDMREPVTDVLMEMFPETEPTPTGIAATRRRPIKGAAGRPVQFKYPDLPASPMTLQRWAVEHRLVPLWVQILVFFIVACLLYLIYAAIEDSLANPFVALLDNLSMETETEGLSLQAEP from the exons ATGCCCGTGTTTGTAGAAGACCCCGCTCAGTTCTCCAAGCCGAGACTGAAGTCGGAGTTAATAGCCCACAACGTCACCCTGCCTGCGGTGGAGAGCAAGAAGCAAGTTTATGTGGAACTATATTTGAAACATATCGTTCAGAAAAGTGCTGCAGATTTTTCTAGTGATGAGGAAGATGACGATGTTGTTGAAGTACAGGACAGTCAGGACTTT gaagaggagaaagatcCAGAGATGTTAGACCCCAGTGTACTGACAGATGATGAGCTCAAGACCACACTACTGAAATATGGAGTGGAAGCTGGACCCATTGTAG cCACCACTAGGTCTATATATGAGAGGAAGTTGCAGAGGCTACTAAAACCTGCCCAGCCCAGGCAGAACGGTGGCACAGGGGATGCAGACCAGTACTCAGACAGTGAAGGGGAGGAAGAGTCGG GTTCACAACAAGGAAGCCCAGAGACGGTTTCATTAATGGAGGAAAACCTGCACGTTGACATGCGG GAGCCAGTCACAGATGTTCTGATGGAGATGTTCCCAGAGACAGAACCCACACCAACTGGCATTGC TGCCACCCGTCGGAGGCCTATCAAGGGTGCAGCGGGGCGACCGGTCCAGTTTAAATACCCAGACCTCCCTGCTAGTCCCATGACCCTACAGCGATGGGCAGTGGAGCATcgcctggttcctctgtgggtccAGATCCTGGTCTTCTTCATCGTGGCCTGCCTCCTCTACCTCATCTATGCTGCCATAGAGGATAGCTTGGCCAATCCCTTTGTGGCTTTGCTGGACAACCTCAGCATGGAGACGGAGACTGAGGGCCTGTCCCTCCAGGCTGAACCCTAG
- the lemd1 gene encoding LEM domain-containing protein 1 isoform X2, with amino-acid sequence MPVFVEDPAQFSKPRLKSELIAHNVTLPAVESKKQVYVELYLKHIVQKSAADFSSDEEDDDVVEVQDSQDFEEEKDPEMLDPSVLTDDELKTTLLKYGVEAGPIVATTRSIYERKLQRLLKPAQPRQNGGTGDADQYSDSEGEEESGSQQGSPETVSLMEENLHVDMRQEAATVDKYTMTNRSLFITPKTSLFKRQIKEPVTDVLMEMFPETEPTPTGIAATRRRPIKGAAGRPVQFKYPDLPASPMTLQRWAVEHRLVPLWVQILVFFIVACLLYLIYAAIEDSLANPFVALLDNLSMETETEGLSLQAEP; translated from the exons ATGCCCGTGTTTGTAGAAGACCCCGCTCAGTTCTCCAAGCCGAGACTGAAGTCGGAGTTAATAGCCCACAACGTCACCCTGCCTGCGGTGGAGAGCAAGAAGCAAGTTTATGTGGAACTATATTTGAAACATATCGTTCAGAAAAGTGCTGCAGATTTTTCTAGTGATGAGGAAGATGACGATGTTGTTGAAGTACAGGACAGTCAGGACTTT gaagaggagaaagatcCAGAGATGTTAGACCCCAGTGTACTGACAGATGATGAGCTCAAGACCACACTACTGAAATATGGAGTGGAAGCTGGACCCATTGTAG cCACCACTAGGTCTATATATGAGAGGAAGTTGCAGAGGCTACTAAAACCTGCCCAGCCCAGGCAGAACGGTGGCACAGGGGATGCAGACCAGTACTCAGACAGTGAAGGGGAGGAAGAGTCGG GTTCACAACAAGGAAGCCCAGAGACGGTTTCATTAATGGAGGAAAACCTGCACGTTGACATGCGG CAGGAAGCGGCGACGGTGGACAAGTATACGATGACTAACAGATCCCTATTCATCACCCCTAAGACATCCCTTTTCAAACGGCAAATCAAG GAGCCAGTCACAGATGTTCTGATGGAGATGTTCCCAGAGACAGAACCCACACCAACTGGCATTGC TGCCACCCGTCGGAGGCCTATCAAGGGTGCAGCGGGGCGACCGGTCCAGTTTAAATACCCAGACCTCCCTGCTAGTCCCATGACCCTACAGCGATGGGCAGTGGAGCATcgcctggttcctctgtgggtccAGATCCTGGTCTTCTTCATCGTGGCCTGCCTCCTCTACCTCATCTATGCTGCCATAGAGGATAGCTTGGCCAATCCCTTTGTGGCTTTGCTGGACAACCTCAGCATGGAGACGGAGACTGAGGGCCTGTCCCTCCAGGCTGAACCCTAG